A genomic window from Aquabacterium sp. OR-4 includes:
- a CDS encoding S9 family peptidase: MAGMLGRPRTGGIGWRDWAAGLAALWVGMAAQGQTAAVAPAAGTAAATATTAAATTAAHAAAGPASALPPAALFFSHDDLGEVELSPSGRQLAAIANVRGRRALAVLPVDGAGTPRVVAAYADADIESFEWVGNERLTYRLVDLSRGSGDQRGAPGLFTVQADGQGQRMVVRMRWDTVVDRVGPGRQPLEWHHRLLAVPRDTQDEVVIGRMVFDGGGDLREVVPMRLNLATVTTRSLAAGMPDGATDWWFDPRGEPRLAQVVRDGELRLHWRGPGDAAWREIARMPNTRRPWSPHSVDEQGGLYVTQPAGREGTSELRRFDFATGQPAGESLVRTQGFDFRGSLVSAPEGGPVLGVRAETDAETTVWFQPDLKTWQAEADKMLAGRVNRLSCRRCTGDDPVLLVASWSDQQPGELWLLRPRRSDARWSRLGVVRKDIEPRRMATLDFHRVPTRDGQQMPLWLTLPAGADKDKRPRPAVLLVHGGPWVRGGHWRWDGQAQFLASRGYVVIEPEFRGSTGYGARWFQAGRKQWGRAMQDDLVDAVHWAAAQGHVDAGRVCIAGASYGGYAALMAPLKHPGIFRCAASWVGVTDPRAMMNRWDAWQDFNDEVRRYSWPALVGDPVTDAALLDEATPVLRAAEWQIPLLLAYGAQDRRVPLAQGEAFRNALRRAGKPEPEWIVYADEGHGWLKPENRFDFARRLEAFLARHLN; this comes from the coding sequence ATGGCAGGCATGTTGGGCCGCCCGCGCACGGGCGGCATTGGATGGCGGGACTGGGCCGCCGGGCTGGCGGCGCTGTGGGTCGGCATGGCCGCCCAGGGGCAGACGGCCGCGGTGGCGCCGGCGGCCGGTACGGCTGCCGCGACCGCAACCACGGCTGCAGCCACGACCGCCGCCCATGCGGCGGCCGGGCCCGCCAGCGCGTTGCCGCCGGCGGCGCTGTTCTTCAGCCATGACGACCTGGGCGAGGTCGAGCTGTCACCGTCGGGCCGGCAGCTGGCGGCCATTGCCAATGTGCGCGGCCGGCGCGCCCTGGCGGTGCTGCCCGTGGACGGCGCGGGCACGCCCAGGGTGGTGGCGGCCTATGCCGATGCCGACATCGAAAGCTTCGAGTGGGTGGGCAACGAGCGCCTGACCTACCGCCTGGTGGACCTGAGCCGCGGTTCGGGTGACCAGCGCGGCGCGCCGGGGCTGTTCACGGTGCAGGCCGACGGCCAGGGGCAGCGCATGGTGGTGCGCATGCGCTGGGACACGGTGGTTGATCGCGTCGGTCCCGGGCGCCAGCCGCTCGAGTGGCATCACCGGCTGCTGGCGGTGCCGCGCGACACGCAGGACGAGGTGGTCATCGGCCGCATGGTGTTCGATGGTGGTGGCGACCTGCGCGAGGTGGTGCCGATGCGCCTGAACCTGGCTACCGTCACCACCCGCTCGCTGGCCGCGGGCATGCCCGACGGTGCCACCGACTGGTGGTTCGACCCCCGCGGCGAGCCGCGCCTGGCGCAGGTCGTGCGCGACGGCGAGCTGCGGCTGCACTGGCGCGGTCCGGGCGACGCCGCCTGGCGCGAAATTGCGCGCATGCCCAACACGCGCCGGCCGTGGTCGCCGCACTCGGTGGACGAGCAGGGGGGGCTGTACGTCACCCAGCCCGCCGGACGCGAGGGCACCAGCGAGCTGCGCCGCTTCGACTTTGCCACCGGCCAGCCGGCCGGCGAGTCGCTGGTGCGCACGCAGGGCTTCGACTTTCGCGGCAGCCTGGTCAGCGCGCCCGAGGGCGGGCCGGTGCTGGGCGTGCGCGCCGAGACCGACGCCGAGACCACGGTGTGGTTCCAGCCCGATCTGAAAACCTGGCAGGCCGAGGCCGACAAGATGCTGGCCGGCCGGGTCAACCGCCTGAGCTGCCGGCGCTGCACCGGTGACGACCCGGTGCTGCTGGTGGCGTCGTGGTCCGACCAGCAGCCCGGCGAGCTGTGGCTGCTGCGCCCGCGCCGCAGCGACGCGCGCTGGAGCCGCCTGGGTGTGGTGCGCAAGGACATCGAGCCGCGGCGCATGGCCACGCTCGATTTCCACCGCGTGCCCACGCGCGACGGCCAGCAGATGCCGCTGTGGCTCACGCTGCCGGCCGGCGCCGACAAGGACAAGCGGCCGCGCCCGGCGGTGCTGCTGGTGCACGGCGGCCCCTGGGTGCGCGGCGGCCATTGGCGCTGGGATGGCCAGGCGCAGTTTCTGGCCTCGCGCGGCTATGTGGTGATCGAGCCCGAGTTCCGCGGCAGCACCGGCTACGGCGCGCGCTGGTTCCAGGCCGGTCGCAAGCAATGGGGCCGGGCGATGCAGGACGACCTGGTCGATGCCGTCCACTGGGCCGCGGCGCAGGGCCATGTCGATGCCGGCCGGGTGTGCATTGCCGGCGCCAGCTATGGCGGTTATGCCGCGCTGATGGCGCCGCTCAAGCATCCCGGCATCTTTCGCTGCGCCGCCTCGTGGGTGGGCGTGACCGATCCGCGCGCGATGATGAACCGCTGGGACGCCTGGCAAGACTTCAACGACGAGGTGCGCCGCTACAGCTGGCCGGCGCTGGTGGGCGATCCGGTGACCGATGCCGCGCTGCTGGACGAAGCCACACCGGTGCTGCGCGCCGCCGAGTGGCAGATTCCGCTGCTGCTGGCCTATGGCGCGCAA
- a CDS encoding retropepsin-like aspartic protease family protein — MTEFPRTLKHITLWLVLGTAVFLGVQAWQAQQQASRIVIEGRHIELRRSADGHFHWTGSVNGRPVSFLVDTGATRTALPLALAEQLGLQPEARVQSHTAGGVVQGWQARADLLLDGGVRAERLPLTVLPQLGAPLLGMDVLSKLSFTQTDGVLRLERPAP; from the coding sequence ATGACCGAATTTCCCCGCACCCTCAAGCACATCACCCTCTGGCTGGTGCTGGGCACGGCCGTGTTTCTGGGCGTGCAGGCCTGGCAGGCGCAGCAGCAGGCCAGCCGCATCGTCATCGAGGGCCGGCACATCGAGCTGCGGCGCAGTGCCGACGGGCACTTTCACTGGACCGGCAGCGTCAACGGGCGGCCGGTGAGTTTTCTGGTCGACACCGGCGCCACGCGCACCGCGCTGCCGCTGGCCCTGGCCGAGCAGCTGGGCCTGCAGCCCGAGGCGCGGGTGCAGAGCCACACCGCCGGCGGCGTGGTGCAGGGCTGGCAGGCGCGGGCCGATCTGCTGCTGGATGGCGGCGTGCGCGCCGAGCGCCTGCCGCTCACCGTGCTGCCGCAGCTGGGCGCGCCGCTGCTGGGCATGGACGTGCTGTCCAAGCTGAGCTTCACGCAGACCGACGGCGTGCTGCGGCTCGAACGCCCCGCCCCTTGA
- a CDS encoding PhaM family polyhydroxyalkanoate granule multifunctional regulatory protein: protein MSDPLSFTKMVPGFDFLQGLVKNAGAALPNVGHWIAPTLDPQELEKRIEELRTVQFWLEQNARMLGATIQALEVQRMTLSTLKTMNVSLGDLTESLKIRVPEPSPAPSPAARASAPAPAPEPEPEAPAEAPTASVPPGVIDPMQWWGALTKQFTDLAASAMNDSATDAAKNLAGAMVKQSFDAAGETLKKAAAMPGNMVKTAASVAQKAASVAGTMGGTMGGTMGGTVGAAAGGAAMPPAPAARKPARRGAAGTPAPKAAAKVARKAAAKRSPR, encoded by the coding sequence ATGTCCGATCCTCTGTCCTTCACCAAGATGGTTCCCGGCTTCGACTTCCTGCAGGGCCTGGTGAAGAACGCCGGTGCGGCGCTGCCCAACGTGGGCCACTGGATCGCCCCCACGCTCGACCCGCAGGAGCTGGAAAAGCGCATCGAGGAGCTGCGCACCGTGCAGTTCTGGCTGGAGCAGAACGCGCGCATGCTGGGCGCCACCATCCAGGCGCTGGAGGTGCAGCGCATGACCTTGTCGACGCTGAAGACCATGAACGTCTCGCTGGGCGACCTGACCGAGTCGCTCAAGATCCGCGTGCCGGAGCCCAGCCCGGCGCCCAGCCCGGCAGCCCGTGCCAGCGCGCCGGCACCGGCCCCCGAGCCCGAACCCGAGGCGCCGGCCGAGGCCCCGACGGCCAGCGTGCCGCCGGGTGTGATCGACCCGATGCAGTGGTGGGGCGCGCTGACCAAGCAGTTCACCGACCTGGCCGCCTCGGCCATGAACGACAGCGCCACCGATGCCGCCAAGAACCTGGCCGGCGCGATGGTCAAGCAGAGCTTCGACGCCGCCGGCGAGACGCTGAAAAAGGCCGCGGCCATGCCCGGCAACATGGTCAAGACGGCCGCCAGCGTGGCGCAGAAGGCCGCCTCGGTGGCGGGCACCATGGGCGGCACCATGGGCGGCACCATGGGCGGCACGGTGGGGGCTGCGGCGGGTGGTGCCGCGATGCCGCCAGCCCCGGCCGCGCGCAAGCCGGCACGCCGGGGCGCGGCCGGCACGCCGGCGCCCAAGGCCGCGGCCAAGGTCGCCCGCAAGGCGGCGGCCAAGCGCAGCCCGCGCTGA